AACAATACCGTAATTCAGTGAAACACACACATACAGGGATATCCTTGAACAAAGTTGACAAAATTTGGGGAAACAAAAGGGGATATTTAAAAATTAGGTGCAGAGTAATAATACAATCGATTCCTTCTTTTCATTGATCGAGACGACGACGCCATCAAATGTTCGAGTTGCAAATCGGCTGGAATTATAGAATGTGTCAACTACCGAAGACCGTCGAGAATGAAGGTCAGTACCGTTGTGTTCAAATATGGAATTGGAGGGCGTCAACTTACAAACCCTGTGGCCAGTTACTGAGCAGAGCTAATCAAATTGGTTAATCAAAAGTGAACAGAcataaactaaaatttaaaaattaaaaagtgacCCCTCTATTATTTATGCAATTGAAAAAAAGACCCCATTAAAAtgaacatttttattttacacTGCCTGACTGATCGGTGAGCCAAATAAATTTTTGGCGTTTCGGTGTCACAAACATGTCCCGTGTATCGAATTTATGCCCCAAAATCTAATAGTAAATTAGCAAATACGTGTAAAAAAATACTCTCAAAAACTAAACTTAGGACTTAGCAAAGAGAGAAAGTAAACCCAACAAAAACAATTTTATGGCGTATTGCTTGCGCCATCATAgtctaaaaattttcaaaagtttGAAGACCATGTCATAAATTTGTATATGtattaatacttttattttaataaaaatatagtaatAAGCATGTTAAGAGTTGATTAATACTCAGCTTAAATCTTAATTTTCATGATATCTTCCTTGTATCTTTGCTTAGAGTATGTATGTGCAATTAATAAGTTTACACAAGATTTTTGAGCTACTCTCTCTGATATTATACTATTCAAAAAAAGATTCTCTAAAATCTAAAGTGATAATGCTAGTAAAGTAGTAAAATAATGCTTTAatcactttcaaattttaacatttattattTGTGAGTCCACTATCTTAATCTAAAGGTGCTTAATGATATACTTTTTTTTAGTGACAATATAATTTTAAAGTGACAATATAATTTTAGAGGAGGCGAATCTATACTATCCAAATACACCTCTCGTCCACTCTTTTCAAGTAGTTGTTAACAATAGTTGTTATTTCTTGGTTATTTTCCTAGCATTTCTCTATAATCACATGCTAAGCAAAAAACAATTAGTGCTTTAAGGCTGTGATAATTCCCACCAAACAATCAAATCCAAGTCGTGAGATTAGATACATACATATATGTCGATCCAAAACATAGATATTAGCCTATTAGATTCTAGGAAATGGAAAGAACTCACACTTACATAAGTCCTACACTCATTCTAATCACTTAACCGTTACTTCCTAAAAGTATTTCAGATTTCCAATGCTAACACAATTAATTAAACCTCAATGAAGAAGAGGGTTAGGTTTCTTAAGGCCCAACAAGTAAAGGGTGGTTAGGAAGATCACAAGTTAATTTAATAAGGTCATAAATTAAAACCCTAGTCTTAACATAACCCCATATAACTAAAGAATAGATTAGAATCTATATCCCAAAGGCATTCCAAGCTTGTCTAAACGACCAGAACCTGGATAACCCTTGTTGGTGAAGCATCCTTGCAAAGCATAATTGGGCCTCTGACAACCCAATCCATTGAGTGAGTACCTAGTAGATGAACTAGACCTATCACATTGGTTGGGCCTTTGTTTTGGGGCACTAAGAGACCTCACTTTTGCCTTTGAAGATTCAGTGCATGCCATGTAACTTGGGTAATCAGAATAGTCACAAATATAACTCCTTGACCCAAAAGGGCTTCTTTTGGGTACATTATCTTTGGAAGATGCTGATAGGTATTGGGGGCTGTTTTCAGCTGTACAGAATGGGCTCTCCTCAACCCAATTGGGCTTCATTGGGCTCTGAGGCTGGACCTCACAAGATGGGCTTGGGCCTGATTGAAGAGATATCACTGATGATGATtccttgttgttgttgttgtggttGCTTGTGGTGTAACTCTTGCTACTAATGCAATGCTGATCAGAAACTAAGACATGGTTGTTGGTGGTGGAAAAGAGGTTCCTACGTCTTGATGATGACGTGGCTTGTGATCTTCTGGAATCAATTTCAGGGTTCTTGTCACTTTTGTCACCATTGGTGGTGCTAGAGGTTCTCATTGATGATTTTTCTTGGTTCCATGTTAGTTCATCTATGTGCCTTTCTGATTTGTTCCTACATTTCTCTTGCCCGCTACTACCATGGACCTGCTGGAGGCATGATTTGGAGCCATTTCTCtacaatcatataaatgcatgcttcCATTAATAGATAAATTGAATTCCATAAGATTTAATTACTCTGCATTTTACAACACAAAAGAGTTTTGCAACACTAGATAAATGCTTGTGCTTTTAAGATTTTCAAATTATTGGATAATTGTTATCCAATAACGTTATTCAAATTCCTGACACCAATGCAAAACTACgtttctaattaattaattatatatttaaattattttttaattaacaaaacaCGGACAACATATTTATTGTTAAGAAAATACTGATGCCGAAATAATAATGTTTACTACAAAGAGTGTGTACATagctatataaaataaaaacaaaagttaTTGTGTTAAAACTTGTACGACTTTTTACAGTAATTTCATAAttgaaataacaaattaaatatttatcaaaTTAGAAAAATTATGTATAAAACAAAAGATGATATAAACAAAATTATTGAAagtcttttttttcttgtaaaTCGTATACGTATATATATAATTCCTTAGGCTAATATGTAGTCAAATTAAATCCATTTGGTTTGATCATGCCAATGAATAGATAATTGGAATAGAAGAACCCATGTAGTGTAGTGTGTGTGACAGTGTGAGTTTGTTGTGCTGTGTTGTAAAAAGaccaaaaaaatacaaaaacaaaaatacctTAAGCAATGGTGAGTGCTCATCTTTCATACTCTTAGATCTGATTGGGCTTTCAAACTTTTCTGGTGTTGCTGGCCCCTGTGTAAATGATCATACCAAGAAAAGTACATTAGAAACATCAAATATGCTAAGGCATGTGATATCCTGGATAACTAGCTAGACGTTAATCTCCATATATAGTTGCAAACTAATTTGTCAATTATTTCGTACCAGGCCATTATATCAAACTTATGACAAACAAAATCAGACTAATTATCCACTTTCAACAGAAGTGGCACAATGGAAAAGATTGCCATTAACAATATGTGTAGTGTACCAcaataaagcataaaaaaagTTTTAACACATGCATGAAAAGATATGTAATTTGTACACATCTTTATCTCACTCAATGAATCTTCACACCCTTGTGAGAGCGTCACAACTTGAGAAATTTTTTGAGGGGTCAAAGACATAAAATACAGATATATAAATGTACTTTGGACTTTTTCCTTTCTTAGTAATGTATCTATTTTATTGGAAATAAATTGACtctacaaatttttttttaagaaaaagttgaatttttttactcaaaaagtgccagaaataaaaatataagttaGTAAATTCATTAGTATTTATTTAGATTTTGGTGCAAGTGGACCCTAGCCTTCACTGTATTGACCGACTTTAGAGTTGGGAAtgaattttctcaatttttttaataattgaacGAGCAAAGTGTGATATTTGACtgttaattttataagtgaaacaaaaaaataatatgaaaaaaaatattaaaaagttaaagatcacactttacctccttaatttttttttaacaattacaAGGATCCATTtccgaattcggacaactcaaTCACCATGCACGAGCATGTATATGTactacttttaatttataaaatctttGGGGGCAATATTATGGTCACTCGATGTCTTTGTCAAGTTCTACTCCAACACCATGGTACATCAGAATAagtacataaaatattttttttttattttttaaatgaaagaGCAAGTTAATAAGAATATAGATATACTTACATGAAGGTGGCAGGAAGATGACTTAGAAGTGGAATTTGGGGCTTGAAGGATATGAACTCTGCGAGCACAGACTCTAGCTTGTGCTCTTAAAAGTGCTTGCCATTTTTTCATCTGTTGTGCTGTTCGCTTTCTTTCGATGTGGCCTCTCACAAGTGCTTGAAGCTTAACTAATCCTTTCAGTGCCCGTAATGCTCTCCTTGCCTACCAAGTATTTCAGTAATTCACAATGTTCATTATTCATCTCCCTCTCGTAAACATAAACTAGCACAACATTTAACAAAAAAccattattaattattaaaccATCATTAAATTTAATCATTTCTCTACATCTCCATCATTATATTATTAGGATGGTCAACTAATATTTTGTCTTTGGTTTAAAGGTCAAGCAactccctttttctttttgttttctagcACGGTCTAGGAGAGGCTCTATCTCCACCACAAGGttggataaaaaaaaataaacaaatgttatacgcattatttttttttttgtaaattttacttatatttattctatttttggtattaaaaatatttgttaaaagATCTTTTATACCATTAAAAAATAGCATAAACATCATTTCTCAAAAGAAAATTGAGTCAATATAAGAGAtcataatatattattttaatatattaattctgtgattagttaaaaaaatattagatatacattaaaatttaactacataattaattattatacatttttattttattgatttaataagtgatttttaatatgatataatatataattcaatTACTAATATTGAATATGAAAAAATCTAGAAAACTAACTATACATGCAGTTAActtgaaaattttataaaaattcaaaatttaaaattaaaaaaattagagttaGATTCAAAAAGAGTAAACACCCAACTCGTTTCTTGTCCATTTTCATGAAGGATAAAGCGATCTTTATCCGAAAAAAAAGGGACACTTTGACCctcaacttttttattttgggaTAGTATGATCTCtctgttaaaaaatttattaaataataacaaaaattagttttgtgggcggttttatttgtattttgtggGGTTTTAAACCTCCACAAACTATTAATAAGTTTGCTTTTGAAAAATTCCTTCATCAATGGTGGTTAAATGAAGAAAAACCATTGATGAAAATAATGTCGCAAAAAAAAGTAATTGTAATATCTTTAAAGGAAATAAATAACATCGAATAAGAAATGAAAGAAGAGAACTTTAATGTTGATAATATTGGTATTGGTGATGGTGGCAGTAGAGGAGATAATGATGGTGATAAAGTATGgttatacaataaaaataatagatgTAGGAGTGATAAATTGATAATAATGAGGATGAAACAAGTAGTGATAGTAATGGTAGTAATTGATCATATTGTTGAAAAGATTTTTGTGGGGGGTTTTAAACCCtcacaaaatacaaataaaaccctcacaaaattaatttttgttattatttaaattgtCCTAAAATAAAAAGGTCGACGACTGAAATGTCCATTTTTTTTACAGGAATCGCTTTGTCTTTCGTGAAAATGGACAAAGACCAGATTGAGTCTCTACTCATTCAAAAATACGCGCCACCCAACATCAACTCCTATTTTAACCTCTCGCTTCAATCACTCTTCCTCGAAGCCTAATCTCCATTGACAATTCGTGTCCCTCCACCTACATCCTCCCTTGCCTCTGCGTCCTCTCCTTCCACCGCATTTGGCACCCCGCACTGCGCCCTCCCTCCTCCGCCAATGTGTGTGCCACTCGCCATACGTCCTCCATTTTCACTACGCCTGTCAGTCACCCCTATGTCCTCCCCTTCTACGATGTCTCTCCATGGCGTTGTTCCATATTCGTCCATCCTCAATTGCGTGTGACAATCCCTGCTACACGACTCGCAATGCCACTGTTGCCCTCCCTTCATGAATGCAGTTTTGTCGATTACTGCCACTATCTTCCCTTTCCGAACGCAACAACTTTCGTCTTAGGTACATCATGTTCCGCCACATTCAAATGCAACAAGCATCATTCTTCTTTttggttttaaattttattttactagttTTTTATGATTCTTTATGGTAAGAaagaatttttttcttatattttggatgttttttttttttattttcgataattttttaactagttttagatttttttacttaatttttggATGGTCTTTTTTCAATGTTTTTTGAATGTTCTGCTttgttaaattttgaaaattttaaaataattttagatatttttttttgttaagttttaGATGTTTTTTCTAGTacattttggattttttttatacgttttgaattttttattaaaaatttttacaataatttttaaaatgatttaaaaaatttaaaatcagttttagaatttttaattaaattttaaaatttttaaaataattttagatatattttaaaattttgaatatttttatttagattttgaatatttcttatttagtttaatttatattttctgtaaaaaaaattcaaaaataaaattactaattaGCAGTGGTTAGTTACATTTTTAATTGGTTAACTAATAGGATTGATTTAATATACTTCCTCTACTTGAGTTCTGTCAAGAAGccaatggaatatttgtacaatgtgtataatgggCTATATGAGTTAAAAATGAACATCATCCATATTATCCAGAATAACCATCAATAATCATCTTGGTACTAgagataataaacatctcatgtCATGAAACTACTCATCTCAAAAGTTTAAGCTGATGAAAAAAAGTAATACCAATAAATATATCTCTAATATTGAATTGGACATCCTTAAACCTTTATTATacacattatacaaatattCTATTGAATATATTTCCTCTACTTATAATATAATATGATAGGTTAAAATAACATTTATTTTGtaaccaacaaaaagaaaaggaaaaatttTGTTCAACTTTCGGGAAGAGAGCAGGAAAAAAAGGGGAAGGGGCTTTCATATCGGATCGCATCTGTGTGACCCCACAGAACGAAAAGGCTAAGGGTAAAGCATCTCATAATTTTACCGAAACCGCAGGAagaattctttttcttttgcctTTTGGGGCAGAATGTACAACAAAATTGAAGAAACCCTGACCAAATCACCTGCTTCCTTCACAAAAATTTGGCTCAACGTGGGAAATCAACCAATATCTAACACTCACCACAGATGACCACTAGTCTACTAatattaatacaaaaaaataataggACTGGTAcaccaaaataataataataataggatgtatttattgtttttaattattatttaattattaatatttaaaacataaattaaaatatattattaaattattaaaataaacgattaatagttaaaattaatgataaaaaataataaattttaataattttttaatatttttctattaataCCACATGTATAAtgaaattaactattaaaaataattattaataaaaaatatatattaaaatatatatatattaaatgaAACAAACACATGCACTAGACCATCGGTTCCACCCTTGTGTGGAATACAATATACACTAGACACTCGTCAAGTCAAGTACAAATAAATGTACAATAATTAATCATGTTCACAATCTCCCTTTGCGTATCTACTCATATATGAACTGATGAAAAGTACCATCTTTCCATTTACTTTTCCTACCCACTCCATACAATAAGATacaataatcaattaaaatcaatcttgatatatatacattaaaaataaattaaagtatataattttatacataaatcaatttagattatatatatttatacataaatataaaatataaaatataaaataattaatttagtaattaatttttaatatatataaaatattttttatttaaaacagAAGAAGTTAAACAATACTATAGTCTATAAGTCTATAAATTTTAGAACTTTACACTAACATTGTCCCCAACCCGAAGTAACGAGTGAAGAGATATCAGATCAAGATTAATCATTATATTCGACTACAAATACCACAATTGTGTACCGAGTCTGAATTCTGAAACAATACTACTATGCTACGTTATATATAGCATGGGGATTAGGTTTGCATAGCAAATTATAGACCTTGTAAATTGTAAATAATTACAACTTTATTTGggaaatatatttaattaagagGGCTCAAATCAAAAGAAATTCTCTTTATAGAAATAAATGAGTGCCCTATAAAAGCAAAGAAAGCTGCTACTCCTACGTATACTAGTAGTCTACTACTACGGCTGATAATGGATTCTGATCCATCTAAGcaaagagaagaaaatacaTACACAGTCGCATTAGGAAGAAAAGGAATGGTGAGAGATATGTTTTTAAAAAAGAGAACTTTATCAGTGGACTAGTTTGCGCAAAACGACACAACACAACAAACGACTAACAGGACTACAAAGAAAGGAACCGCTACACTCTTAATAACCAAACTAGAAACCTAAGCaggtaaaaagaaaaaagaagaatagaaaatagagaaaaaaaggTCTTCTATGTTAACGTAAACTATAGCGCTAGCTAGGTAGGTTAAAAAAAGTAGTgactaattttttatacttgATAAACGAAGAAGAAGCGATTAAAGTATGAATTCACACTAACCAAACATCCTCGGAAGGTGGATTGAATCTTAATGGCGGCCCAATCTTGGCTACTAGCGGCGGTCACGCTTCCAGCGTTGGCGGACCTACCGCTGCTGCTCGTCAGTCTGACGACGGCGGCAGCCGCCTGAGCTGCAGCGACGGCAGCCTCAGCGACTGCGGCTGTGGCAGCGACAACAGCGATGGCGTGGTTGTCAGGATCAGAAGCATCCAcgtgttgttgttattattgttgttggtggtggtggtggttttCTCTGTATGATTTGACGAAGGTCCATCTTCGTTTGTGTTTAGTTGGATTGGGAGAAGAAGTCACGGAATAAGAAGGAGTAGAATGTGTTTGTGAAGGTTGCGGTAGGTGTTTCTTGGGACCAAAAAGACCGCGAAACCACTTTGATGCCTTCCCCATTGTGTGTGTGTGCGTGTGTGcgtgtgtgagagagagaggggtTGACAAAGAAGATGCGGTTAGTGAGTGAGAACAGAGAAGTGTAATATATAGATAGAGAGGAAGGTAACAGTATGGATTATGGAACGTCAATCCAGGCTCGCAGTGGGAACTGTGACACGGAGAAGTAAGCAAATCTAATACAATAAAGAAATACTCACAAGAAAAcatctttatataaaaatgatattatgAACTTTTAGGTAattaatcaaatatatttaGTCAACTTTATTAATTCATTCAATGGTTCATAATGCTATCTTTAAGATGTTATCGTGAGAATATCCACCATATAATAATGCTAGGAAATCAACTAGAGAACTAACCAACACGAATTAACTATTGAGATGTAGAAAAATAGTTAAAAAGAAAGTTTAAAATAAGGTGAAATTCAATCGCAATCGATTTTATTATTTGGTTTAATAAAAATTggtttattttattcaaataatttaattaaaaaattaattaatatagcTATGAtgttagattttttattatattttattttaaaaataaattgactaatttaaattgaaaaattatagttaattgtttattatatatttttttaactaaaattataattaaaaatcactaaaaaaataaagttatctATTATATTGGCTCATCCTTAAACGCTCATTGCTAAGTATGGAGTGTTGTACACTTTATTAATTCGTTAAATCTAaactctttatttattatattttatttgaatggtTTGGATTTAAAAAGGTAATCTGTTAATCAAGTTaaccattttttttataagttttaGATTTTTTTGTAAGTTTCAGATATTGGGCTAAagtccaaaataaaaaaataataaatattaaaaaaacatgtttgtaaaagaaagaaagttactagactttagaattaaaataaataatacatgaaaattaaattaaaaatttatgtactaaattaaaaaaaaaagatatattagaatcttaaaaagataatattaaatatatattatgtatataatattaaatataaatgcaataataaaaaattatgttaactcatcaaaaaaataaaaaattgtgttatataaatttaattaatacatatataattttattttatggaaaacaaaattataacattaaatatgaaaaaaataataaaatattttgtattatataaatttaatttaaaaaatatatatacaacgtaaaaagcaaacaaacatataataattttattttgtgcgaaacaaaaattcatataaaaaatatttatataatttttttattaacaatttttttattgaaatatgtTACTTTActatatttaaaatatgttatttggaataattatattattttagttaatatatattgTTACGTTGGGTAACCAGAGATTGATGGACTAGAATCGTGaggttggcccaatcgtcttGGGAAGAAGGCCTTTAGGCTTGGTCCTGCGTTTGAGACCTTCGTCTGACTTGTATTCGAAGGAAGGAGAAGGGAGTGGTACCTGCAAatacactccgatgcctaagtcagcaagggtcTAAGCAAGTTTAGAGAGTATGgaaacttagagatacctgagggttGTCAGTGTACTTACAGTGGTGAACccataaccaccgttggagtggttccaccttttaaggaggataaccgttcttttatcttagggaggttaagaattgactcctggaagtgggttgagagattttaggggcagttatttatttgaataagtATTATTGCCAGCTAATCTGAC
Above is a genomic segment from Arachis stenosperma cultivar V10309 chromosome 1, arast.V10309.gnm1.PFL2, whole genome shotgun sequence containing:
- the LOC130981331 gene encoding LOW QUALITY PROTEIN: protein IQ-DOMAIN 22-like (The sequence of the model RefSeq protein was modified relative to this genomic sequence to represent the inferred CDS: substituted 2 bases at 2 genomic stop codons) gives rise to the protein MGKASKWFRGLFGPKKHLPQPSQTHSTPSYSVTSSPNPTKHKRRWTFVKSYRENHHHHQQQXXQQHVDASDPDNHAIAVVAATAAVAEAAVAAAQAAAAVVRLTSSSGRSANAGSVTAASSQDWAAIKIQSTFRGCLARRALRALKGLVKLQALVRGHIERKRTAQQMKKWQALLRAQARVCARRVHILQAPNSTSKSSSCHLHGPATPEKFESPIRSKSMKDEHSPLLKRNGSKSCLQQVHGSSGQEKCRNKSERHIDELTWNQEKSSMRTSSTTNGDKSDKNPEIDSRRSQATSSSRRRNLFSTTNNHVLVSDQHCISSKSYTTSNHNNNNKESSSVISLQSGPSPSCEVQPQSPMKPNWVEESPFCTAENSPQYLSASSKDNVPKRSPFGSRSYICDYSDYPSYMACTESSKAKVRSLSAPKQRPNQCDRSSSSTRYSLNGLGCQRPNYALQGCFTNKGYPGSGRLDKLGMPLGYRF